In the genome of Terriglobales bacterium, the window CTTTCTCCTGCTGAGCGGTGGGATCGCGCAGCAGCCCGGCGACGCGCTGCTGCCGTCGGCGCTGCCGCAGAAGGTCTCCGCCACAGGCGGACTCACGCTGACGCTCGAATCCGCGTTCCGCGCGCACACGCTCAAGGGCGAGAGCTTCGCGTACGTCACCTTCAGCCCCGACGGCAAGACGCTCGCCACCGGGACTTCCGACGGGACGGCGCGCCTGTGGACGCTCGCCGGCGAGCCGCGGCTGCGCGTCGAGAACGGGAACATGGTGTTCAAGGTGCGCTTCGACGCGAGCGGCGAGCGCTTCCTGACCGCGGTCTACGACGGCACCGCGAAGCTGTGGGGCCGCGACGGCAAGCTGCTGCGCACCTACGCCGGGCATCGCTCCGCGGTCACGGACGCGCTCTTCCTCGAGCGCGACGCGGTGGCCACCGGTTCGGACGACGGCGCGGTCGTCGTGTTTGACACTGGCGGGAAAGAGCTTGCGCGCGTGACGCAGCGCGGCGTGGCGCGCAACCAGGCGGCCTCGCCCGGCGGCAAGCAGCTCGCGTGCGGATTCGACAGCGGCGCGGTGCGCGTGACCGACGAACGCGGCAAGGTGCTCCACGCCTTCGAGAGCGGGCAGGGACGCATCAACGATGTCCGGTTCAGCCCGGACGGCAAGCGGCTGCTGACCTCCGGGTTCGACGGCACGGCGCGGCTCTGGACGCTGGACGGCAGGCCGCTGGCCTCGCTCGCGGCGGGCGACGGCGACTGGGTCTACAACGCGCAGTTCAGCCGCGACGGCGCGCTCATCGGCGCGGTCTCCGGCACCGGCCTCATCACGCTCTGGACGGCGGAGGGCAAGAAGCTGGCGGAATTC includes:
- a CDS encoding WD40 repeat domain-containing protein, giving the protein FLLLSGGIAQQPGDALLPSALPQKVSATGGLTLTLESAFRAHTLKGESFAYVTFSPDGKTLATGTSDGTARLWTLAGEPRLRVENGNMVFKVRFDASGERFLTAVYDGTAKLWGRDGKLLRTYAGHRSAVTDALFLERDAVATGSDDGAVVVFDTGGKELARVTQRGVARNQAASPGGKQLACGFDSGAVRVTDERGKVLHAFESGQGRINDVRFSPDGKRLLTSGFDGTARLWTLDGRPLASLAAGDGDWVYNAQFSRDGALIGAVSGTGLITLWTAEGKKLAEFRSPHGRVNSIDFSPTEDRFAVIDHNGVLLMFAYQQAR